The Streptococcus sp. S5 genome contains a region encoding:
- a CDS encoding GNAT family N-acetyltransferase, translating to MKIRKATLKDAEALLSLYEDLGYPTTASKLSRRLEMILSQPHYGCLLAERNGEILGFLGYAKLFFFETDGSYYRILALSVAKKTRRQGIASRLIDELKKQAIKEGVKALALNSGLTAERNAAHQFYQAVGFEKVTAGFALHLKTQPK from the coding sequence ATGAAGATACGAAAAGCAACCTTGAAAGATGCTGAAGCCCTACTGTCTCTATACGAAGACTTGGGCTATCCAACGACCGCTTCTAAGCTGTCTCGACGTTTAGAAATGATTCTTTCTCAGCCACATTATGGCTGTCTTCTAGCTGAAAGAAACGGAGAAATTTTAGGTTTCTTAGGTTATGCAAAGCTCTTCTTTTTTGAAACAGATGGATCTTACTATCGTATTTTAGCTTTGTCAGTTGCAAAAAAAACAAGACGACAAGGAATTGCTAGTAGGCTAATTGATGAATTGAAAAAACAAGCGATAAAAGAAGGAGTTAAGGCACTGGCTCTAAATAGTGGATTAACCGCTGAACGAAATGCTGCACATCAGTTTTATCAGGCAGTTGGATTTGAAAAAGTGACTGCCGGCTTTGCCTTGCATTTAAAAACTCAACCTAAATAA
- the pyk gene encoding pyruvate kinase, with amino-acid sequence MNKRVKIVATLGPAVEIRGGKKFGEDGYWAEKLDVEASAQNIAKLIEAGANTFRFNFSHGDHQEQGERMATVKRAEEIAGKKVGYLLDTKGPEIRTELFEGEAKEYSYKTGERIRVATKQGIKSTREVIALNVAGALDIFDDVEVGHQVLVDDGKLGLRVVEKDAAKREFVVEVENDGIIAKQKGVNIPNTKIPFPALAERDNDDIRFGLEQGINFIAISFVRTAKDVQEVRAICEETGNSHVQLFAKIENQQGIENLDEIIEVTDGIMIARGDMGIEVPFEMVPVYQKMITSKVNAAGKVVITATNMLETMTEKPRATRSEVSDVFNAVIDGTDATMLSGESANGKYPLESVATMAKIDMNAQTLLKEYGRLNPASFERNSKTEVMASAVKDATNSMDIKLVVTLTKTGHTARLISKYRPDADILALTFDELTERGLMLNWGVIPMLTDAPSSTDDMFEIAERKAVEAGLVKSGDDIVIVAGVPVGEAVRTNTMRIRTVR; translated from the coding sequence ATGAACAAACGTGTAAAAATCGTTGCAACTTTAGGTCCTGCGGTAGAAATCCGTGGTGGTAAAAAATTCGGTGAAGATGGATACTGGGCTGAAAAACTTGACGTTGAAGCTTCAGCACAAAACATTGCTAAATTGATCGAAGCTGGTGCTAACACTTTCCGTTTCAACTTCTCACACGGTGACCACCAAGAACAAGGTGAACGTATGGCGACTGTTAAACGTGCAGAAGAAATCGCTGGTAAAAAAGTTGGTTACCTTCTTGATACAAAAGGTCCTGAAATCCGTACTGAATTGTTCGAAGGCGAAGCTAAAGAATATTCATACAAGACTGGTGAACGTATCCGCGTTGCTACAAAACAAGGCATCAAATCAACTCGTGAAGTGATTGCTTTGAACGTTGCTGGTGCGCTTGACATCTTTGATGATGTTGAAGTTGGTCACCAAGTATTGGTTGATGATGGTAAATTGGGTCTTCGCGTTGTAGAAAAAGACGCTGCAAAACGTGAATTTGTTGTTGAAGTTGAAAACGATGGTATCATCGCTAAACAAAAAGGTGTAAACATCCCTAACACTAAGATTCCTTTCCCAGCACTTGCTGAACGCGATAACGACGATATCCGCTTCGGTTTGGAACAAGGTATCAACTTCATCGCGATCTCATTTGTACGTACTGCAAAAGACGTTCAAGAAGTTCGTGCTATCTGTGAAGAAACTGGTAACAGCCACGTTCAATTGTTTGCGAAAATCGAAAACCAACAAGGTATCGAAAACTTGGATGAAATCATCGAAGTTACTGATGGTATCATGATCGCTCGTGGTGACATGGGTATCGAAGTACCATTCGAAATGGTTCCAGTTTACCAAAAAATGATTACTTCTAAAGTAAATGCTGCTGGTAAAGTTGTTATCACTGCAACAAACATGCTTGAAACAATGACTGAAAAACCACGTGCAACTCGTTCAGAAGTATCTGACGTCTTCAACGCAGTTATCGATGGTACTGATGCTACAATGCTTTCAGGTGAATCTGCAAACGGTAAATACCCACTTGAATCTGTAGCTACAATGGCGAAAATCGACATGAACGCTCAAACACTTTTGAAAGAATATGGTCGTTTGAACCCAGCTTCATTCGAACGTAACTCTAAGACAGAAGTTATGGCTTCAGCTGTTAAAGATGCTACAAACTCAATGGATATCAAATTGGTTGTAACATTGACTAAGACAGGTCACACTGCACGTTTGATCTCTAAATACCGTCCAGATGCTGATATCTTGGCATTGACATTTGACGAATTGACAGAACGTGGATTGATGTTGAACTGGGGTGTTATCCCAATGTTGACAGATGCTCCTTCATCAACTGACGATATGTTCGAAATTGCTGAACGTAAAGCGGTTGAAGCTGGTCTTGTTAAATCTGGTGATGATATCGTTATCGTTGCTGGTGTACCAGTTGGAGAAGCTGTTCGTACAAACACAATGCGTATCCGTACAGTACGTTAA
- the pfkA gene encoding 6-phosphofructokinase, with protein sequence MKRIAVLTSGGDAPGMNAAIRAVVRQAISEGMEVFGIYDGYAGMVAGKIQPLDASSVGDIISRGGTFLHSARYPEFAQREGQLKGIEQLKKHGIEGVVVIGGDGSYHGAMRLTELGFPAVGLPGTIDNDIVGTDFTIGFDTAVTTAMDAIDKIRDTSSSHHRTFVIEVMGRNAGDIALWAGIASGADEIIIPEEGFKIEDVVESIKEGYAKGRTHNIIILAEGVMSADEFGKALKEAGDESDLRVTELGHIQRGGSPTARDRVLASRMGAHAVKLLKQGIGGVAVGIRNEKMVENPILGKAEEGALFSLTEDGKIVVNNPHKADLGLAELNRSLSSI encoded by the coding sequence ATGAAACGTATTGCTGTTTTAACTAGTGGTGGAGATGCCCCTGGAATGAACGCTGCCATCCGTGCAGTTGTTCGTCAAGCAATTTCAGAAGGAATGGAAGTTTTCGGTATCTATGATGGATATGCGGGAATGGTTGCTGGTAAAATTCAGCCCCTTGACGCCTCATCCGTTGGAGATATTATTTCCCGTGGTGGTACCTTCCTTCATTCAGCTCGTTACCCTGAATTCGCACAACGCGAAGGTCAATTAAAAGGGATCGAGCAATTGAAGAAACACGGGATCGAAGGTGTTGTCGTTATTGGTGGAGATGGTTCTTACCATGGTGCGATGCGCTTGACTGAGCTTGGATTCCCAGCTGTGGGTCTTCCTGGTACGATCGACAACGATATCGTCGGAACTGACTTTACAATTGGTTTTGATACGGCAGTCACAACTGCAATGGACGCGATCGATAAGATCCGTGATACTTCATCTAGTCACCACCGTACTTTCGTTATCGAAGTGATGGGACGTAACGCCGGAGATATCGCTCTTTGGGCAGGGATTGCATCTGGTGCAGATGAAATCATCATCCCTGAAGAAGGATTCAAGATCGAAGATGTTGTTGAGAGCATCAAAGAAGGTTACGCAAAAGGTCGTACCCACAACATCATCATCTTGGCTGAAGGCGTGATGTCTGCAGATGAATTTGGTAAAGCGTTGAAAGAAGCTGGTGATGAAAGTGACCTTCGTGTGACTGAGCTTGGCCACATCCAACGTGGTGGTTCACCTACTGCGCGTGACCGTGTTCTTGCTTCACGTATGGGAGCACACGCTGTTAAATTGTTGAAACAAGGAATCGGTGGTGTAGCCGTTGGTATCCGTAATGAAAAAATGGTTGAAAACCCAATCCTTGGTAAAGCAGAAGAAGGAGCCCTCTTTAGCTTGACAGAAGATGGTAAGATTGTGGTAAACAATCCACATAAAGCTGATCTTGGTCTTGCCGAGTTGAACCGTAGCTTGTCTTCAATCTAA
- a CDS encoding amino acid ABC transporter permease, whose product MQYALEILPSLLKGASLTLQVFAFVLILSIPLGIVVAFLLQLRSKILHGLLTIYIWIMRGTPLLLQLIFIYYVLPSIGIRIDRLPAAITAFTLNYAAYFAEIFRGGILAIPTGQYEAAKVLKLSSWQTIRYIILPQVVKIVLPSVFNEVMSLIKDTSLVYALGISDLILASRTAANRDASLAPMFLAGAIYLILIGIVTIIAKRVEKNFSYYK is encoded by the coding sequence ATGCAGTATGCTTTGGAAATTTTACCAAGTTTGTTAAAGGGAGCAAGCCTCACCTTGCAAGTGTTTGCTTTCGTATTGATTTTATCGATTCCACTAGGAATCGTTGTTGCCTTTTTGCTTCAATTGCGCTCAAAGATCCTGCATGGACTCCTAACAATTTATATCTGGATCATGCGAGGAACTCCTCTTTTGCTTCAGTTGATCTTTATTTATTACGTCCTTCCAAGTATCGGGATTCGGATTGATCGGTTGCCTGCGGCTATTACAGCCTTCACCCTCAATTATGCAGCCTATTTTGCGGAAATCTTCCGTGGAGGAATTCTCGCCATTCCGACAGGTCAGTATGAGGCGGCCAAGGTCTTAAAATTGAGTTCATGGCAAACAATTCGATATATTATTTTACCTCAGGTGGTGAAGATCGTTCTTCCAAGTGTCTTCAATGAAGTCATGTCCTTGATTAAAGACACCTCCTTGGTCTATGCTCTGGGAATTAGTGATTTGATCCTGGCTAGTCGGACGGCAGCTAATCGTGATGCCAGTCTAGCACCCATGTTTTTAGCGGGAGCTATTTATTTAATCCTCATTGGGATCGTGACCATCATTGCTAAGCGAGTTGAAAAGAACTTTTCATATTATAAATAG
- the lepB gene encoding signal peptidase I: MPRRDLIRNVIIVGVLVLALILLRIFVFHPFSINDKMANASVKTGDLVVATRNAQVDRSDLVLYKVGGKEYLGRVIAKENDEVSYVDDVLYLNGQATPEPYLNKMLNKHLAAPTSNGYYTDDFFLSELKGTKAGRVPSDTYLVLNDNRGDTEDSREFGYIHKNQIEGVVNLRLYPLNKFGFIKVEE; the protein is encoded by the coding sequence ATGCCAAGGAGAGATTTAATTAGAAATGTCATCATTGTCGGTGTACTGGTTTTGGCACTGATTTTGCTTCGAATCTTTGTATTTCATCCATTTAGTATCAATGATAAAATGGCCAATGCTTCTGTGAAAACTGGAGATCTTGTGGTAGCGACTAGAAATGCTCAGGTAGATCGCAGTGATTTGGTCTTATACAAGGTCGGTGGAAAAGAATACCTTGGACGTGTCATTGCCAAAGAAAACGACGAAGTCAGCTACGTAGATGACGTCCTCTATTTGAATGGACAGGCAACACCAGAACCTTACCTGAATAAAATGCTGAACAAACATCTAGCTGCTCCAACGAGTAATGGGTATTATACGGATGATTTTTTCTTATCAGAGTTAAAAGGGACCAAGGCTGGTCGTGTACCATCCGATACTTACCTAGTCTTAAATGATAACCGTGGAGATACAGAAGATAGCCGTGAGTTTGGTTATATCCATAAAAATCAGATCGAAGGAGTCGTGAATCTACGTCTCTATCCTCTCAATAAATTTGGATTTATAAAAGTAGAAGAATAG
- a CDS encoding amino acid ABC transporter ATP-binding protein, with protein MLELKQISKRFGDKQILSDFNLLVPEKQIVAIVGPSGGGKTTLLRMLAGLETIDSGQIIYNGENLPLDALEKRNLLGFVFQDFQLFPHLSVMENLILSPVKTMNVTKEEASKKAMSLLERLGLEQHADAYPFSLSGGQKQRVALARAMMIDPEIIGYDEPTSALDPELRLEVEKLILQNRELGMTQIVVTHDIPFAEAIADVLLKVEPK; from the coding sequence ATGTTAGAATTAAAACAAATTTCGAAACGGTTTGGGGATAAGCAGATCTTATCAGATTTCAATCTTCTCGTTCCTGAAAAACAAATTGTCGCCATTGTTGGTCCTTCTGGGGGAGGAAAGACTACTTTGCTTCGCATGCTAGCTGGTCTTGAAACCATTGATTCTGGTCAGATCATCTACAATGGTGAAAACTTGCCTCTGGATGCCTTAGAAAAACGAAATCTTCTCGGTTTTGTCTTTCAAGATTTTCAATTATTTCCACATTTATCAGTCATGGAAAACCTTATCTTGTCTCCTGTTAAGACCATGAATGTGACCAAGGAAGAAGCGAGTAAAAAAGCCATGAGCTTACTGGAGCGTTTGGGACTCGAACAACATGCGGATGCTTATCCCTTCTCTCTATCTGGTGGTCAGAAGCAACGGGTGGCACTGGCTCGTGCTATGATGATCGATCCAGAAATTATTGGCTATGATGAGCCGACTTCGGCCTTGGATCCAGAATTGCGATTAGAAGTTGAGAAGTTAATCTTGCAAAACCGGGAACTGGGGATGACTCAGATCGTTGTTACCCATGATATTCCATTTGCAGAAGCAATTGCGGATGTTCTTCTCAAGGTTGAGCCTAAATAG
- a CDS encoding DUF2130 domain-containing protein: MNEIKCPNCGEVFTVNESQYSELLSQVRTAEFDKEIHERIRQELALAEQKALNEQQEKLAKKDQEIAQLQNQIQQFDTEKELAKKEVEQSASQSLLEKEKEVQALENQLATLRLEHENQLQKTLSDLEKERDQVKNQLLLQEKENELSLASVKQNYEAQLKAASEQVEFYKNFKAQQSTKAIGESLEQYAESEFNKVRSFAFPNAYFEKDNKISARGSKGDFIFRDFDENGLEFISIMFEMKNEADGTEKKHKNADFYKELDKDRREKNCEYAVLVSMLEADNDYFNTGIVDVSHEYEKMYVVRPQFFIQLIGLLRNAALNSLKYKQELALIREQNIDITHFEEDLDAFKVAFAKNYNSASVNFGKAIDEIDKAIKRMEEVKKFLTTSENQLRLANNKLDDVSVKKLTRKNPTMKAKFDALKED, from the coding sequence ATGAACGAAATCAAGTGCCCCAACTGTGGGGAAGTTTTTACAGTCAATGAAAGTCAATACAGCGAACTCTTGTCACAGGTACGGACAGCAGAGTTTGACAAGGAAATTCATGAGCGAATTCGGCAAGAGTTGGCTTTGGCTGAGCAAAAGGCCCTTAATGAGCAGCAAGAGAAGTTAGCAAAGAAGGATCAAGAAATTGCTCAGTTACAAAACCAGATTCAACAGTTTGATACTGAAAAAGAATTGGCCAAAAAAGAGGTAGAGCAAAGCGCTAGCCAAAGTCTGTTAGAAAAAGAAAAAGAGGTCCAAGCTCTTGAGAATCAATTGGCCACCTTGCGCTTGGAGCATGAGAATCAACTACAAAAAACACTTTCTGACCTGGAAAAAGAACGCGATCAGGTCAAAAATCAGCTCCTTTTGCAAGAAAAAGAAAACGAGCTTTCTCTTGCTTCTGTTAAACAAAACTATGAAGCACAGCTTAAAGCAGCTAGTGAGCAAGTTGAGTTTTACAAGAATTTCAAGGCACAACAATCTACAAAAGCTATTGGTGAAAGTCTAGAACAGTATGCAGAGAGCGAGTTTAACAAGGTTCGTAGTTTTGCCTTTCCAAATGCTTATTTTGAAAAGGACAACAAGATTTCTGCGCGTGGTTCTAAAGGAGACTTCATCTTCCGTGATTTTGATGAAAATGGGCTGGAATTCATTTCCATCATGTTTGAGATGAAAAATGAAGCGGATGGAACTGAGAAGAAGCACAAGAATGCTGATTTCTACAAAGAGTTGGATAAGGACCGCCGTGAGAAGAACTGTGAGTATGCTGTATTAGTATCGATGTTAGAAGCCGATAATGACTACTTTAACACAGGGATTGTGGATGTCAGTCATGAGTATGAGAAAATGTACGTCGTGCGTCCTCAATTCTTTATTCAGTTGATTGGACTCTTACGAAATGCTGCCCTTAATTCCCTAAAATACAAGCAAGAATTGGCGCTTATCCGTGAGCAAAACATTGATATTACTCATTTTGAAGAAGACTTGGATGCCTTTAAGGTTGCCTTTGCTAAGAACTACAATTCAGCTTCGGTCAACTTCGGTAAAGCCATTGATGAAATTGACAAGGCAATCAAGCGGATGGAAGAAGTCAAGAAATTTCTTACCACATCTGAAAACCAACTTCGCCTCGCTAATAACAAGTTGGATGATGTTTCCGTTAAAAAATTGACACGGAAAAATCCAACCATGAAAGCTAAGTTTGATGCCTTGAAGGAAGACTAG
- the pcrA gene encoding DNA helicase PcrA, giving the protein MNPLLNGMNDRQAEAVQTTEGPLLIMAGAGSGKTRVLTHRIAYLIDEKMVNPWNILAITFTNKAAREMKERAYQLNPATQDCLIATFHSMCVRILRRDADHIGYNRNFTIVDPGEQRTLMKRILKSLNLDPKKWNERTILGTISNAKNDLIDEVAYAAQAGDMYTQIVAKCYEAYQKELRQSEAVDFDDLIMLTLRLFDQHPDVLTYYQQKFQYIHVDEYQDTNHAQYQLVKLLASRFKNICVVGDADQSIYGWRGADMQNILDFEKDYKEAKVVLLEENYRSTKTILQAANDVIKNNRHRRPKNLWTQNEDGEEIVYYRANDEQDEAVFVAKTIEELSREAGYKHRDFAVLYRTNAQSRTIEEALLKSNIPYTMVGGTKFYSRKEIRDVIAYLNLIANLSDNISFERIINEPKRGIGPGTVDKIRDFAQMQESSLLDASANIMLSGIKGKAAQAIWDFANLILDLRERLDQLTITELVEEVLDKTGYMTALTNQGNLESQARIENIQEFLSVTKNFDENGETVDDESGVETLSRFLNDLALIADTDDGAQETSEVTLMTLHAAKGLEFPVVFLIGMEENVFPLSRAAEDPDELEEERRLAYVGITRAEKVLFLTNANSRLLFGRTSYNRPTRFINEISSDLLTYQGLARPVNTSFKASYSNGGGTTFGKGMSLSQALQERKRQAAPSTLTSSSLPFGNSNRAAVKESVAWSIGDIAIHKKWGEGTVLEVSGSGSTQELKINFPEVGLKKLLASVAPIEKK; this is encoded by the coding sequence ATGAATCCTTTATTGAATGGTATGAATGACCGCCAAGCGGAGGCGGTCCAAACGACAGAAGGTCCCCTCTTGATCATGGCGGGGGCGGGTTCTGGTAAGACACGTGTCTTGACCCATCGCATCGCTTACTTGATCGATGAAAAAATGGTCAATCCTTGGAATATTTTGGCCATTACCTTTACCAATAAAGCCGCTCGGGAGATGAAGGAGCGGGCTTATCAATTGAATCCAGCCACCCAAGATTGCTTGATTGCCACCTTCCACTCCATGTGTGTGCGTATCCTCCGTCGCGATGCGGATCATATTGGCTACAATCGCAATTTTACCATTGTCGATCCAGGTGAGCAACGGACCTTGATGAAGCGCATCTTGAAGTCTTTGAATTTGGATCCTAAGAAATGGAATGAACGGACCATTTTGGGGACCATTTCCAATGCCAAGAATGACTTAATTGATGAAGTGGCTTATGCCGCCCAAGCGGGGGATATGTACACCCAGATCGTCGCCAAGTGCTATGAAGCTTACCAAAAGGAACTCCGTCAGTCAGAAGCGGTGGACTTTGATGATTTGATCATGCTGACCTTGCGTCTCTTTGACCAGCATCCTGATGTGCTGACTTATTACCAGCAGAAGTTCCAATACATCCATGTAGATGAGTACCAAGATACTAACCATGCCCAATACCAATTGGTCAAACTTTTGGCTTCTCGCTTTAAAAATATCTGTGTTGTAGGGGATGCGGACCAGTCTATTTATGGCTGGCGGGGAGCAGATATGCAGAATATCCTGGACTTTGAGAAGGATTATAAGGAAGCTAAGGTCGTCCTCCTAGAAGAGAATTACCGCTCGACTAAGACGATTTTGCAAGCAGCTAATGATGTCATCAAAAACAATCGCCACCGCCGTCCGAAGAATCTCTGGACACAAAATGAAGACGGGGAAGAGATTGTTTATTACCGGGCTAATGACGAGCAGGATGAAGCAGTCTTTGTTGCTAAAACCATTGAAGAGCTTAGTCGCGAAGCTGGCTACAAACACCGTGATTTTGCCGTTCTCTACCGGACCAATGCCCAGTCACGGACCATTGAAGAAGCCCTGCTCAAGTCCAATATTCCCTACACCATGGTAGGGGGCACCAAGTTCTACAGCCGGAAGGAAATTCGGGACGTCATTGCTTATCTGAACTTGATTGCCAACCTCAGTGACAATATCAGTTTTGAGCGCATTATCAATGAACCCAAGCGGGGAATCGGGCCAGGTACAGTGGATAAGATTCGTGACTTTGCTCAAATGCAAGAGTCCTCACTCCTGGATGCTTCAGCCAATATCATGCTCTCTGGCATCAAAGGAAAGGCTGCCCAAGCCATCTGGGACTTTGCCAATCTCATTCTTGATTTGAGAGAAAGATTGGACCAGCTGACCATTACAGAGTTGGTCGAAGAAGTCCTTGATAAGACGGGCTATATGACGGCTCTAACCAATCAGGGGAATCTAGAAAGTCAAGCCCGCATCGAGAATATCCAAGAGTTCCTGTCTGTTACTAAGAATTTTGATGAAAATGGGGAAACCGTCGACGACGAATCAGGTGTGGAGACCTTGAGTCGTTTCTTGAACGATTTGGCTTTGATTGCCGATACAGATGATGGGGCCCAAGAAACTTCAGAAGTGACCTTGATGACTCTTCATGCAGCCAAGGGATTGGAGTTCCCAGTCGTCTTCTTGATTGGGATGGAAGAAAATGTCTTTCCTCTTAGTCGTGCGGCAGAGGATCCAGATGAGTTGGAGGAAGAACGGCGCTTGGCTTATGTAGGGATCACGCGGGCAGAGAAGGTTCTCTTCTTGACCAATGCCAACTCACGTTTGCTCTTTGGACGGACCAGCTACAACCGGCCAACGCGTTTCATCAATGAAATTAGCTCGGATTTATTGACCTACCAGGGCTTAGCCCGTCCAGTTAATACCAGCTTTAAGGCTTCGTATAGCAATGGAGGCGGAACGACCTTTGGAAAAGGCATGAGCCTGTCACAAGCCCTTCAAGAGCGCAAGAGACAAGCAGCTCCAAGTACTCTCACATCATCAAGTCTCCCCTTTGGCAATAGCAACCGAGCTGCTGTTAAAGAAAGCGTCGCTTGGTCCATTGGCGACATTGCCATTCACAAGAAGTGGGGTGAAGGGACTGTCCTAGAAGTCTCTGGTAGTGGTAGTACCCAAGAGCTCAAGATCAACTTCCCAGAAGTGGGTCTAAAGAAACTCTTGGCCAGTGTCGCGCCAATTGAGAAGAAATAA
- a CDS encoding cation diffusion facilitator family transporter, whose protein sequence is MEKPYSNLKLAERGAIISILAYLLLSSAKLATGHLLHSSSLVADGFNNLSDIISNAALLIGIRLARQPADRDHKFGHWKIEDLASLVTSIIMFYVGFDVLRDTLQKIFSNETVSIDPLGAGVGVVSALVMLGVYFYNLRLAKRAKSKALKAAAKDNLSDVITSLGTSIAIAASAFNYPIVDKIAAIIITFFILKTAYDIFMESSFSLSDGFDDSLLEDYEKAILKLPKIARVKSQRGRTYGSNIYLDVVLEMNPDLSVYESHAITEEVEDLLKEEFGVFDIDVHVEPSSIPEDELIENVEKKLLTYEKILYAKQEFDTLLADNYTLIDDTGHEHNKAELIEALASDQVQFQNFELESISQKTKLIRYELDGQIHTSLWRRHETWQKIFHQITNKTD, encoded by the coding sequence TTGGAAAAACCATACAGTAACTTAAAACTGGCCGAACGTGGTGCCATCATCAGTATTTTAGCCTATTTACTACTTTCTTCAGCAAAATTAGCTACTGGCCATCTGCTTCACTCCTCTAGTTTGGTAGCCGATGGATTTAACAACTTATCAGATATTATCAGCAATGCTGCCCTGCTCATCGGGATTCGTCTCGCTCGCCAACCTGCTGACCGTGATCACAAGTTTGGTCACTGGAAAATCGAGGATCTAGCTAGTCTAGTCACCTCCATCATTATGTTTTATGTCGGTTTTGATGTCTTACGCGATACCCTCCAAAAGATCTTCAGCAATGAAACCGTTAGCATTGATCCACTCGGTGCTGGTGTCGGAGTGGTTTCAGCCCTTGTCATGCTAGGCGTTTATTTCTACAATCTTCGCTTAGCAAAACGGGCCAAATCAAAAGCCTTAAAAGCGGCCGCAAAAGACAATCTTTCAGACGTCATCACATCTCTTGGGACGTCGATTGCGATTGCCGCTAGTGCTTTTAACTATCCAATTGTCGATAAAATCGCAGCCATCATCATCACCTTCTTTATCCTCAAAACTGCCTACGATATTTTTATGGAATCTTCCTTTAGTCTTTCAGACGGCTTTGACGATAGTCTCCTCGAAGATTACGAAAAAGCTATTTTAAAACTCCCTAAGATTGCGCGTGTGAAATCTCAACGCGGACGGACCTATGGAAGCAATATCTATCTGGACGTTGTCTTGGAAATGAATCCCGATCTTTCAGTTTATGAAAGTCATGCCATCACTGAAGAAGTCGAGGATCTCCTAAAAGAAGAATTTGGAGTCTTTGACATTGACGTCCATGTAGAACCTAGCTCAATTCCTGAAGATGAGCTGATCGAAAACGTTGAAAAGAAACTCTTGACCTACGAAAAAATCCTCTATGCTAAGCAAGAATTTGATACACTGCTAGCGGATAATTATACCTTGATTGACGATACCGGTCACGAACACAACAAGGCAGAATTAATAGAGGCTCTCGCAAGCGACCAAGTTCAATTCCAAAACTTTGAACTGGAGTCCATCAGTCAAAAAACCAAACTCATACGCTATGAACTAGACGGTCAAATCCATACCAGTCTCTGGCGTCGCCACGAAACTTGGCAGAAGATTTTCCATCAAATTACAAATAAAACAGATTAA
- a CDS encoding amino acid ABC transporter substrate-binding protein, with amino-acid sequence MKRVIPWLLGVLSLVLLTACGQTVSDPKVDNWQKYQKEQSITIGFDNTFVPMGFEQKDGSYAGFDIDLANQVFESYGIHVNWQPIDWDMKETELKNGTIDAIWNGYSATDERRESVAFTKPYMKNEQVLVTKKASGIQSVDGMKEKRLGAQTGSSGYMDFEANPKILKNKVKNQKATQYQSFNEALIDLQNDRIDGLLIDRVYANYYLQTEGILKDYNVFPVGFETESFAVGVRKADKTLKKKIDEAFVKLYQKGQFQKISKKWFGTDVATDDIK; translated from the coding sequence ATGAAACGAGTAATACCATGGCTGCTAGGTGTCCTTAGTCTCGTTCTTCTGACTGCCTGTGGACAGACAGTGAGTGATCCTAAAGTGGACAACTGGCAAAAATACCAAAAAGAGCAGTCCATCACGATTGGTTTTGATAATACTTTCGTTCCCATGGGCTTTGAACAAAAAGATGGGAGCTACGCTGGTTTTGATATTGATTTGGCTAATCAAGTCTTTGAATCTTATGGGATTCATGTCAACTGGCAACCCATTGATTGGGATATGAAAGAGACGGAACTGAAAAATGGTACCATTGATGCCATCTGGAATGGCTATTCGGCAACAGATGAACGCCGGGAAAGTGTTGCTTTTACCAAGCCCTATATGAAAAATGAACAAGTCTTGGTCACTAAGAAAGCCTCTGGGATCCAATCAGTCGATGGGATGAAAGAGAAACGATTAGGTGCCCAGACCGGATCGTCTGGCTATATGGATTTTGAAGCTAATCCTAAAATCTTAAAAAATAAGGTTAAAAATCAAAAGGCTACCCAATACCAGAGTTTCAACGAGGCGCTGATCGATCTTCAGAATGATCGGATCGATGGGCTCCTAATCGACCGTGTCTATGCCAACTATTATTTGCAAACGGAAGGAATTTTAAAAGACTACAATGTCTTTCCTGTCGGTTTTGAGACAGAATCCTTTGCGGTAGGGGTGCGCAAGGCGGATAAAACCTTGAAGAAAAAAATTGATGAAGCCTTCGTAAAACTCTATCAAAAGGGCCAGTTCCAAAAGATCTCTAAGAAGTGGTTCGGAACGGATGTAGCAACAGACGATATCAAGTAA